TGTGGAACCACTGCCTTAATTTTTTTTTGCGGTTTACCAGCTACTTCAAGAGCAAAAGCTACATTTTCCGCTAAAGTCTTTTTTGGTAAAAGTTTAAAGTCCTGGAAAATTACGGCTACCTGTCTTCTTAAATAAGGTACTTCACTTTGTCCAATTTTGGTGATGTCCCAATCGCCCACCATAATTCTGCCTTCTGAAATTTTTTCTTCACCAATTAAACAGCGCACTAAAGTCGTTTTTCCTGTACCAGATTGTCCAACTAAAGAAATAAACTCTCCGGGCTTAATCTTTAAATTAACTCTATCTAGAGCCACTACGTTATGAGGATATTTTTTTGAAACGTTTTCCAGGGTGATCATAAAATTATTTAATATGTCTATTGAATATGTTGTCGGGCAAAATTCGTTAAGGCCAAGGTGTCATCTAGACTAGCTTGTCTGGTCGGGGAACCCAATACTACTACAATAACATTTTTATTTTTATCTGTCGACCACTTGGTGGCTAAACAGTGTCCCGAGGCGTTAATAAAGCCGGTCTTGGAACCAAGAATACTGCGATCTTGTCCATGAGCCAAACTGTTGGTGTTTTTAAAACTGTGAAATCTTTTAGTATTAAGGGTAGTTAAACCGTATGAAGGTAAAACACTAGCTGAAGCTATGAAAGGATCAAGCCAAACAAGACGAGCAATCATGGCATACTCTGAGGCAGTAGTAATATTGTCTTTAGATAGACCGGTTGGTTCAACAAAACGCGTTTGGCGAGCTCCCCATTCTCTAACCAAAGCGTTCATACGCATAATAAAAGCCTCACGTGTTAAACCGGAGACTCTTACCAATGATTCCACTGTGTTATTGGTTGAACCAACCAAAGAAGAATTAACAAAATCGCGAATTGGTAATTGATCACCATCCTGTAATCTAAGCCTAGCGGACTGTCCGGCTGGTACATAGAGATGATTAAACTCTTCATCCTTAACGGAATAGCTAACCACCCGGTTAAGATCAGGACGAGTGTCCATAAAAACCTTAAGGGCAATAAGTTTGGTTAAACTGGCCATTGGTAAAACCTGTTCAGCTCCTTTACTCCAAAGAATGGAATTGTCCGCACTGTTTAAAACCATAGCCGCCTTGGCTTTAACCGGTAAGCTTGAGGAAGAATTTTCTCCAGACAAAACAGAGGCCGCTACTACTGCTCCCCCGGGCGAACGAGAAGGTATATGATCGGGTAGTTTTTCCACTACCACGTTAACAACACCTTCGCCTAAACCAGCAATTACTCCAAAGGCGACTGCATCAAGATCTACTACACGATCCGGATGAACTCCTCTATTGGGACCATGATCATTAACCACTACATCCACCGACTTCCAATTACCAGTATTAATAACTCTAAGTCTAGTACCTAAAGGAAAATCGGGAGAAGCGGCAAAAAGTCCGCCTCGGTGACGATACCAACTAGCTTTCCCTTTAACTAAAACCCCTGGACTTTCAAACATGGCAATTCTGGTAAAAGGAAAAGTAATATAACTACTCACTACTTTTTTGCCAAAGTTCTCATTAGAAGGCAAAGGTCGCCAACCACCCGGATGATTTTTATCGTAAAAATAAAGTTGTTTATAATTAGAAGATTCAGAACTTTTAATACTAACAAAGAATCTGCCAGCATTAAAAGACGCAGCCGGCATATCTATTTGGTACATCGGTCCAACAAGTGTTAAGCCGGTAGGTGGAGTAATACTTTCATTAAGTTCGGTTAGAACAACAGATGAAGCGGTCTTAAGTTGTCCGGCTGGTAGACCCACCTCCAATGCTCCATCAAAAGCATTAAGAGCGCGGTTTAAGGAAAGCTCGGTTTCCCCAACAACAACTTCATGAACACGATTAGGTAAAGGAGTTATCACAGTTCCCTCTTCGGCGATTAAAAGAGAAGGAGAAACTAAAATACCTAAAGATAATAAGGCAAACAATAATAAAGAAGAAGTTTTTTTAAAAAATCTTGGCTTTATAAATGACTTAAGATATTTTAAGGATAAAGATAATACAGATAAAGAAGGGTCAGAATATATTATATTTAGAATCATAGATTTGTTATTTTTATTTATTTTAAAAATATTAAGAGTTTTAAATAGGTTAAAAGATTAAAAAATTTTAAATTAAAATATTTTAAAAAGCCGCGTTGACGACAAAAATTGTTGAGAATATAATTATAGCACAAATTAAGCAAGACAGACAAATAAAGGAATAGGGAGATAAATAACCTAGAAATAAGCTAAAAAAATCTTTAAATAGTTAAGATTAGTATAATAGCAATAAGTAGTCTTCCTAAAGCTGAAACGTGGGTTCTATTCCGGTGTTTTACTCATCTTTAAATAAAAAAATCTAAATTAATCTATTGATAACTTAACTTGACTATTCCTTGAT
This genomic window from Patescibacteria group bacterium contains:
- a CDS encoding RlpA-like double-psi beta-barrel domain-containing protein; its protein translation is MILNIIYSDPSLSVLSLSLKYLKSFIKPRFFKKTSSLLLFALLSLGILVSPSLLIAEEGTVITPLPNRVHEVVVGETELSLNRALNAFDGALEVGLPAGQLKTASSVVLTELNESITPPTGLTLVGPMYQIDMPAASFNAGRFFVSIKSSESSNYKQLYFYDKNHPGGWRPLPSNENFGKKVVSSYITFPFTRIAMFESPGVLVKGKASWYRHRGGLFAASPDFPLGTRLRVINTGNWKSVDVVVNDHGPNRGVHPDRVVDLDAVAFGVIAGLGEGVVNVVVEKLPDHIPSRSPGGAVVAASVLSGENSSSSLPVKAKAAMVLNSADNSILWSKGAEQVLPMASLTKLIALKVFMDTRPDLNRVVSYSVKDEEFNHLYVPAGQSARLRLQDGDQLPIRDFVNSSLVGSTNNTVESLVRVSGLTREAFIMRMNALVREWGARQTRFVEPTGLSKDNITTASEYAMIARLVWLDPFIASASVLPSYGLTTLNTKRFHSFKNTNSLAHGQDRSILGSKTGFINASGHCLATKWSTDKNKNVIVVVLGSPTRQASLDDTLALTNFARQHIQ
- the ftsE gene encoding cell division ATP-binding protein FtsE, which encodes MITLENVSKKYPHNVVALDRVNLKIKPGEFISLVGQSGTGKTTLVRCLIGEEKISEGRIMVGDWDITKIGQSEVPYLRRQVAVIFQDFKLLPKKTLAENVAFALEVAGKPQKKIKAVVPQVMKIVGLAGKMHRYPGQVSGGEQQRAAIARALVYQPKVLLADEPTGNLDSINAQEIIDLLQKINEFGTTIILVTHNKEIVNRLKRRVVTLHDGKIISDKKVGTYMI